In Salvelinus namaycush isolate Seneca chromosome 12, SaNama_1.0, whole genome shotgun sequence, the DNA window GGCCAGTAACCCAGCCTAGACTCCAAAGAGCGAGCAAAAGTACAGTGGCGAGGAAAAACTCTCATCAGGAACTCACCAGCCTCATTGTTAATTGGATACTGCCACAGCCTGCCCTCTTTGGTCCACTGGATCATCTCCTCAAAGCCATTACGAGGCATTTGATTGGTTGACAGGGCCACTTGATTGGCTAACTCCATGTCCCATAGGGTCGGAGCAGCTATATCTGTGTCTTCCTCCGGTTCAGTGCTCGGGGAGAAGATGTTCAGCCTTTTCCCTGAAAATAGACTTCTCCTGACAACCACAGGGTCAAAGGACAAGGGTCAAGTTCAATCAAGCACTATTAAATAAAGTCTAGACAAAGACCACCCACACTAAAAGACTTCCTGGATGTGCCAGAATATTATTGGAATAGTTTgactgatttttatttatttggggTTATTGTACAATTTTAAAAATGCAGAAGCCATAGGATAACACATGCAAGCATTACACAAGGCTCTGATGAAGGCGATTACGCCGAAACATAAGCCTGCCTCATCAATGTCTCATCAATAAATAATAATCTATATGCAGAAACAGAGTGCTCCTTGTTCTTTATTGGAGACATTTAATTATGAAtgaagacaggacatttttacttcagtactttaGTCCTCGCTATGTCCAGGGCATTATCCGTACCTCCTCCGTAATCCACCATCCAGCTCTGCAGTGATGCCTCTGTCATGGGTGTAGCCCCTCCCATCTTCATCAAAGCGGATCTGATTGGCCGGCCGTGCGGTCTGTCTGCCGTTGGGCTTCTTCCCCACCTTCATGTCAGCAATGATAACCCTGAAACAATGCCATCTTCATTAGATTGCATATCTGCTTGTTTCACGGCTGTTAGATTACACTATGGACCTCTACAGCCAGGGAGTAAGACTCAAATTACATTTAAACTTTACTTCTATAGCAACCTGcaatcagtgcattcaactaaagtAAGTAAAACAACCACATAATCACTGCAAGTTAAAACCTTCTTCAAAAATAGCTGCCAGGTGCCAAATCAGTACCAGTAAGAGTAAATGAGAAGACACTTGCCCAATGTTGTTGACGTCCCCGTTCTTCTGTGCCTCTCCGATAGCTTCATGTTGCCTCAGCTTCTTCAGCAGCTCTGACTCAGCCTGGCTTTGGTTAGGTAAAGTAGCTGCGGCAGCAGAGACAGCAGCAACCAGCTCAGGGCTCAGTGTCTCACTGCACACACAAAAGGGTGAATTTGGTAGAAAGGTGAGACTAGATATATGGCCACCTATTGTGAAAACAGATGTATCAATAGAAGCAGTTGGATCTCAGCAGAAGATAGAAAAAACTAAAGTACGAGTCGACCACGGCACAAGTCTCCTCACCTTGGGGCAGGTGCTGGCACATCAGCCATGCCAGTGGCCTCCTGGAACATACTGGTGGTGCTCTCCATAGATGCTGGCATGGGCCTGGCAGCAGTCTGAGAGGTCCTCTGCACCTTTAAGGCCTTAAACTTCCTTTTGTTGGTCACCTCTACCTTCATGGCCCCCAGGAGGTCCAGCAGACTCTCCTTCCCACTCTTCACAGGCTGGATTTCCTCCTTGGGGGGGGCTTCTGACTGTTGTTCCTCCTTATTGGCCTCTAACATCTGCTCCTCTACAACtttgtctccctctttctttacGTCTACAACCCCTTCTGTTTTAACCTGGATCTCAACGATTGTTTCACCCTCCTTCACTACCTCCATTGTTACTCCTAGCTTTTGTTTAACCTCTGTTTTACTGGCCAACGTGATTTCTTTCATTTCCTCACTCTCCTTTACATCCTCCATCTTTACTTCTGGAATGGGAAAAAGTTCGGTTTTAGTCTGGATTTCTTCCATTTTCTCACTATCCATCTTAACTGGAATTTCCTCTATTTTGCTCTCCTTTACAGCCTCCATCCTTACCTCGAGAATTGGCTCAACCTCTGTTTTAATCTGGATTATTTCTTCCATTTTCTCACTCGCCTTTGCTGCCTCCACCTTTGATTCTAGTTTTTTCTCAACCTCTTCTGTTTGTGTAAGAATTTCTTCAATTTTGACCCTCTCTGTTACTCCCTCCATCTTCACCCCTACTCTCTGCTCACTCTGTTCTGCTACCATTTTTACATAATCATGTAGCTCTATGACCTTCTCTCCAACCATCTTTACTGCTCCCTTCTGCTCACCATCCTTCAATGCACTATTTTCTTCCTTGGGAGGGAGTGGCCCCTCTTTCTTTTCACAGTAGATGACAGAGCTTGTGCCAAACGCATTGAAGACCCCTCCATTCGTAGCtctgggtgagggagagagaccgtGGTAAGCACAAGAAACATTAAAAGCTAAATACTCTAACTTGCAAGACACAGTGGCCCTCAAAGACATTGTGCTGCACTAGTACTGAAACCATGTAAACTTACGATAGTTTGCTACATGGCTGCAAAGTGAGAATAGATTAGATCTTTATTGTAGATAAAGATGAGATGTTGTTCCAGGGCTCATTAGGCAGGCTTATGCGGCAGATTTGGGACTGCGTCATTTTCAGAGGTAAACTGGCCAAGGCCACCAACAACACATAAAATCTCACAGAATTCTTCacaaaaacaattacaatttctctcaaccatagcagtgcccactttgtcaaaggtAGGGACGCAAAATATTGATCATGTCCATTCCCAGCGCCTCTCCGGGGTGCTGTTGGCAAGACGCATTGCTGCTGTGCTCCAACATTCCGGCAAAACATTTTACATACGTCCTGTAGCAGATCTAGCAAATGGTAGAAAAGTATATGGCCTTTTCGGCAGCCTACAGACTGGAGAtcaaatgtatgacaatgtaacGAGACAGAAACTTTAtacatcatgcaggtttctcAGATTAGcgcattttttatttgattggcACACCGTCTTTTTTTTGGAGGGGGGGTTACAAAACGGTAGGTGTACCACATAGATGGGCATtcctaaaattacatttcaggTGACActggaggccagggatgggcaactccagtcctctgtggcctgattggtgtcgcacttttgccccagctaacacatctgactccaataatcaaccaATCATAAACTTCCGTTTAAAATGCaattagtttcatcagctgtgttGACTAGGGATGGGGAAAAAGTGCCACCACGCCGTcgctgaggactggagttgcccatccctggcctacaGCGTTGCCTGAAATTGAATTCGCTCATCCCTGCTGTAGGCTATAACTCAGTAAGCACGGACTGCCACTGATGCTTTTTTGTTTCAGTCCAGACCAGCCTTGATTTCTACATCCACGGACGTTGGTTTTTGGTTCAGACTTTGTCCggtctggaccagccttgatttggcacaaacatagacgtctataaattacatcttttaactttcattcagaacctaaattgaacctaacttcaacatgtggaaaatatatatttttggtatCATTTTGCTTACTGGGCCTATTCTTGTAGGACGGCAATTTTTTGTCTAGCCTAGGGCGGCAGAACAACCAGGACCAGCCGGTGTTGGTCATTGCCATAGTAGGCATAGTTTGTTATAGTGATGTTACCTTTGATACCAGAGCTCATTCATCACTAAGCAGctaacttcaaagcagtgtgcccGAAGCATGTTTCACTTTATCAAAAATGTCCGCAATGATGTCAGAAGCGTTGTTTGATCACAAGCTTTTTCAAAACTTATCTCGCATTTTGTAAAATTGCACTGATGGTTTGGGTGCTTTCTTCGATTCCAAGCTGCTTTCAAACACCGACCTCTACTGGACACCACCCATACAGTTTCGGGTTTTGTACATCAAGTTCCACCTGACCTGTCGCTTAGCAGGTACTCTAAGGCACATTCAGGGATGTGAGGCTACGAGGTCAAATCCCGTTTAAGACGCAGCATTTTGATAATTATTTTGTGAAACCACACTTTCTGCACTGTTTTtcaaataatttgttttatttagtatAGTATAAGCTTGTCTTTAGCATAAATAATGCCATAGATTCAGTTTTTGAAAAATAGTCAAATTGAAGGCAAAAAAAGGGAAGCATGATGTTAACAAATGCAAACCTGGTATTGCAACGGATTATAGTTAGGTTAACAAAATCAACGTTTGACGAAAACAATGGAGGGGGGGGAAACTCCATCTCATCACGCCTTACTATTTGTTGACCAGCAGATGTCAATAATGTCCATTGTCAACAGATAATGAAGGTCCGAATAACAGTTTTTCGGCACAATTTGCCGGGAAAAAAAGCGCCAACGCCTTCAGAAAGCCTCAGTTTCCCATCACTAGTGTGTAGCCTAGTTAGCTTTATGGCTCTCTAAGGTTggttagttagctaacgttagctactgtaACTTGATTGTGCAGTTGTCATCAGACAACCTTGTAGAGGCTGATATGAGAACTTACCTGCAAATGGGGAGTGAAACTATATCACATTTCGACGACCTTAAACATGCTTCACGGATGTACACATGTAATGCACGATTTCTAACCGGACAGACTGACAATAGTAATATTCTATACATGATTGCTCTTCACAAACGTCTACAATGTCGTCCATACACGTTTCCTCCTTGTGCGACGATCAAACTGTCCGTAGTGAAACAAATGTTTAAATGTTTCCGCTCGACATGGGTGCAAGGGCTGTGTTAGCTTTTTGATGGGTGGTTCCAGTGATGAAGAAGTAGAGAATGCAAAGACGTGCGGTCTTTCTTACCGAATTCTGATGTGCActtttacttttcctcagccaacaagacgtgTAACAATCAGCAAAATCACTagtctatgtcaatctactatttATTatgcatcatagcatacgtatcgatgaatcgttgtgacatatgaaatacgagtgatagtgtaatcaatgtgtaataattacataaaaaatgtatgaacgtgtTAAATTATTTTGACATgtagtcatattcaggtcctgattggtcaacaagcttatttgacacacaaagacccaaacggtgttccatagacatcctggttgagaatgaaatgactgaacaaatgaacaacgaaacagcacagcaagttagtgaaagaaataggttttgattatattttactggtaatgggaacATACGTAAATACCAACacaataactttttggtcagtgtgtgtaacctttatttaactaggcaagtcagttattaagaacaaattcttattttcaatgacggcctaggaacagtgggttaactgcctgttcaggggaagaacaacagatttgaACTTGCACCCTATAGTATAACatattagtccaacgctctaaccactaggctaccctgccgcaccCTACAGTATAACAGTTTAGGCTACCTATTATATTGGTCAACTTGTCGAGAAAGAAACAGCCTGGCTCCGTTTTGAaccgtcatccaactcggaattacaACTCGGGAACTcgagcctctttctagagctccgactttccgacctgaag includes these proteins:
- the LOC120057375 gene encoding 28S ribosomal protein S31, mitochondrial-like isoform X1 translates to MYRILLLSVCPVRNRALHVYIREACLRSSKCDIVSLPICRATNGGVFNAFGTSSVIYCEKKEGPLPPKEENSALKDGEQKGAVKMVGEKVIELHDYVKMVAEQSEQRVGVKMEGVTERVKIEEILTQTEEVEKKLESKVEAAKASEKMEEIIQIKTEVEPILEVRMEAVKESKIEEIPVKMDSEKMEEIQTKTELFPIPEVKMEDVKESEEMKEITLASKTEVKQKLGVTMEVVKEGETIVEIQVKTEGVVDVKKEGDKVVEEQMLEANKEEQQSEAPPKEEIQPVKSGKESLLDLLGAMKVEVTNKRKFKALKVQRTSQTAARPMPASMESTTSMFQEATGMADVPAPAPSETLSPELVAAVSAAAATLPNQSQAESELLKKLRQHEAIGEAQKNGDVNNIGVIIADMKVGKKPNGRQTARPANQIRFDEDGRGYTHDRGITAELDGGLRRRRSLFSGKRLNIFSPSTEPEEDTDIAAPTLWDMELANQVALSTNQMPRNGFEEMIQWTKEGRLWQYPINNEAGLEAEAQMPFHEHVFLEKHLEEGFPRQGPVRHFMELVVSGLAKNPYYTVQQKREHIAWFRDYFQQKEEVLKEAEVYLN
- the LOC120057375 gene encoding 28S ribosomal protein S31, mitochondrial-like isoform X2, with the protein product MYRILLLSVCPVRNRALHVYIREACLRSSKCDIVSLPICRATNGGVFNAFGTSSVIYCEKKEGPLPPKEENSALKDEVKMEDVKESEEMKEITLASKTEVKQKLGVTMEVVKEGETIVEIQVKTEGVVDVKKEGDKVVEEQMLEANKEEQQSEAPPKEEIQPVKSGKESLLDLLGAMKVEVTNKRKFKALKVQRTSQTAARPMPASMESTTSMFQEATGMADVPAPAPSETLSPELVAAVSAAAATLPNQSQAESELLKKLRQHEAIGEAQKNGDVNNIGVIIADMKVGKKPNGRQTARPANQIRFDEDGRGYTHDRGITAELDGGLRRRRSLFSGKRLNIFSPSTEPEEDTDIAAPTLWDMELANQVALSTNQMPRNGFEEMIQWTKEGRLWQYPINNEAGLEAEAQMPFHEHVFLEKHLEEGFPRQGPVRHFMELVVSGLAKNPYYTVQQKREHIAWFRDYFQQKEEVLKEAEVYLN